Proteins from a single region of Nomascus leucogenys isolate Asia chromosome 2, Asia_NLE_v1, whole genome shotgun sequence:
- the LOC100607821 gene encoding protocadherin alpha-3 isoform X14 translates to MLFSWREDPGAQCLLLSLLLLAAWEVGSGQLHYSVSEEAKHGTFVGRIAQDLGLELAELVPRLFRVASKTHGDLLEVNLQNGILFVNSRIDREELCGRSAECSIHLEVIVDRPLQVFHVDVEVKDINDNAPVFPMAVKNLFISESRQPGSRFSLEGASDADIGTNSLLTYSLDSTEYFTLDVKRNDEEIKSLGLVLKKNLNREDTPKHYLLITAIDGGKPELTGTTQLKITVLDVNDNAPAFERTIYKVRLFENAPNGTLVVTVNATDLDEGVNKDIAYSFNTDTSADILSKFHLDTVNGQISVKGNIDFEESKSYEIQVEATDKGNPPMSDHCTVLLEIVDINDNVPELVIKSLSLPVLEDSPLSTVIALISVSDRDSGVNGQVTCSLTPHVPFKLVSTFKNYYSLVLDSALDRESVSAYELVVTARDGGSPSLWATAGVSVEVADVNDNAPVFAQSEYTVFVKENNPPGCHIFTVSARDADAQENALVSYSLVERRVGERALSSYVSVHAESGKVYALQPLDHEELELLQFQVSAHDAGVPPLGSNVTLQVFVLDENDNAPALLTPRVGGIGGAVSELVPRSVGAGHVVAKVRAVDADSGYNAWLSYELQPGTGGARIPFRVGLYTGEISTTRALDEVDAPRHRLMVLVKDHGEPSLTATATVLVSLVESGQAPKASSQASAGATGPEAALVDVNVYLIVAICAVSSLLVLTLLLYTALRCSAPPTEGACGLGKPTLVCSSAVGSWSYSQQRQQRVCSGEGLPKTDLMAFSPSLPPCPNSRDREEKQDSQPKYLSSQIWNFNLQIQLAS, encoded by the exons ATGTTGTTCTCCTGGCGAGAAGATCCTGGAGCCCAGTGCCTGCTACTTTCTCTTCTGCTCCTcgcagcctgggaggtggggagcggcCAGCTCCACTACTCCGTCTCTGAGGAGGCCAAACACGGCACCTTCGTGGGCCGCATCGCGCAGGACCTGGGGCTGGAGCTGGCGGAGCTGGTGCCGCGCCTGTTCCGGGTGGCGTCCAAAACACACGGGGACCTTCTGGAGGTAAATCTGCAGAATGGCATTTTGTTTGTGAATTCTCGGATAGACCGCGAGGAACTGTGCGGGCGGAGCGCGGAGTGCAGCATCCACCTGGAGGTGATCGTGGACAGGCCGCTGCAGGTTTTCCATGTGGACGTGGAAGTGAAGGACATTAATGACAACGCGCCAGTTTTCCCAATGGCTGTAAAGAATCTGTTTATTTCCGAATCCCGACAGCCTGGCTCTAGGTTTTCGCTAGAGGGCGCATCAGATGCAGATATCGGAACAAATTCGTTGTTGACTTACAGTCTTGATTCCACTGAATATTTTACCTTGGACGTTAAAAGAAATGATGAGGAAATTAAATCCCTTGGACTCgtgttgaaaaaaaatttaaatcgaGAGGACACTCCTAAGCATTATTTACTAATAACAGCAATTGATGGTGGGAAACCAGAACTCACTGGCACGACTCAACTAAAGATCACTGTTTTAGATGTAAACGACAACGCCCCAGCGTTTGAGAGGACGATCTATAAAGTCAGATTATTCGAAAATGCACCAAATGGTACCCTAGTGGTGACCGTTAACGCTACCGATTTGGATGAAGGAGTAAATAAGGATATCGCGTATTCTTTCAATACGGACACGTCAGCAGATATTCTGTCAAAATTCCATTTAGATACAGTCAACGGACAAATCAGTGTAAAGGGTAACATAGATTTCGAGGAAAGTAAGTCATATGAAATCCAGGTAGAAGCCACGGATAAAGGAAATCCCCCAATGTCAGATCACTGCACAGTTCTACTCGAAATTGTGGACATCAATGATAATGTACCTGAGTTAGTTATTAAATCACTGTCTTTACCTGTATTAGAAGACTCTCCACTTAGCACAGTCATCGCCCTGATCAGCGTGTCCGACCGCGACTCAGGAGTCAATGGACAGGTCACCTGCTCCCTGACGCCCCACGTCCCCTTCAAGCTGGTGTCCACCTTCAAGAATTACTACTCGTTGGTACTGGACAGCGCCCTGGACCGCGAGAGCGTGTCGGCCTATGAACTGGTGGTGACTGCTCGGGACGGGGGCTCGCCTTCACTGTGGGCCACGGCCGGCGTGTCCGTGGAGGTGGCCGACGTGAACGACAATGCGCCGGTATTCGCCCAGTCCGAGTACACGGTGTTCGTGAAGGAGAACAACCCGCCAGGCTGCCACATCTTCACAGTGTCTGCGCGGGACGCGGACGCGCAGGAGAACGCGCTGGTGTCCTACTCGCTGGTGGAGCGGCGGGTGGGGGAGCGCGCGCTGTCGAGCTACGTGTCGGTGCACGCGGAGAGCGGCAAGGTGTACGCGCTGCAGCCGCTGGACCACGAGGAGCTGGAACTGTTGCAGTTCCAGGTGAGCGCGCACGATGCGGGCGTGCCGCCTCTGGGCAGCAACGTGACGCTGCAGGTGTTCGTGCTGGACGAGAACGACAACGCGCCGGCACTGCTGACGCCTCGGGTGGGTGGCATCGGTGGCGCAGTGAGCGAGCTGGTGCCGCGGTCAGTGGGTGCTGGCCACGTGGTAGCGAAGGTGCGCGCAGTGGATGCCGACTCAGGCTACAACGCGTGGCTCTCGTATGAGCTGCAGCCTGGGACCGGCGGTGCGCGCATCCCGTTTCGCGTGGGGCTGTACACGGGAGAGATCAGCACGACCCGTGCCCTGGACGAGGTGGACGCCCCGCGCCATCGCCTAATGGTGCTGGTGAAGGACCACGGTGAACCCTCATTGACCGCCACGGCCACTGTGCTGGTGTCGCTGGTGGAGAGTGGCCAGGCACCCAAGGCCTCGTCCCAGGCGTCCGCTGGCGCCACGGGCCCGGAGGCTGCACTGGTGGATGTCAACGTGTACTTGATCGTTGCCATCTGCGCGGTGTCCAGTCTGTTGGTGCTCACACTGCTGCTATATACTGCTCTGCGGTGCTCCGCGCCGCCAACCGAAGGCGCCTGTGGGCTGGGCAAGCCCACGCTGGTGTGTTCCAGCGCGGTGGGGAGCTGGTCATACTCGCAGCAGAGGCAGCAGAGGGTGTGCTCTGGAGAGGGGTTGCCCAAGACCGATCTCATGGCTTTTAGCCCTAGCCTTCCTCCTTGCCCAAATAGCCGGGATAGAGAGGAGAAACAGGAT AGTCAGCCAAAGTACTTGTCTTCCCAGATATGGAACTTCAATCTTCAAATCCAGCTTGCCTCTTGA
- the LOC100607821 gene encoding protocadherin alpha-3 isoform X13, protein MLFSWREDPGAQCLLLSLLLLAAWEVGSGQLHYSVSEEAKHGTFVGRIAQDLGLELAELVPRLFRVASKTHGDLLEVNLQNGILFVNSRIDREELCGRSAECSIHLEVIVDRPLQVFHVDVEVKDINDNAPVFPMAVKNLFISESRQPGSRFSLEGASDADIGTNSLLTYSLDSTEYFTLDVKRNDEEIKSLGLVLKKNLNREDTPKHYLLITAIDGGKPELTGTTQLKITVLDVNDNAPAFERTIYKVRLFENAPNGTLVVTVNATDLDEGVNKDIAYSFNTDTSADILSKFHLDTVNGQISVKGNIDFEESKSYEIQVEATDKGNPPMSDHCTVLLEIVDINDNVPELVIKSLSLPVLEDSPLSTVIALISVSDRDSGVNGQVTCSLTPHVPFKLVSTFKNYYSLVLDSALDRESVSAYELVVTARDGGSPSLWATAGVSVEVADVNDNAPVFAQSEYTVFVKENNPPGCHIFTVSARDADAQENALVSYSLVERRVGERALSSYVSVHAESGKVYALQPLDHEELELLQFQVSAHDAGVPPLGSNVTLQVFVLDENDNAPALLTPRVGGIGGAVSELVPRSVGAGHVVAKVRAVDADSGYNAWLSYELQPGTGGARIPFRVGLYTGEISTTRALDEVDAPRHRLMVLVKDHGEPSLTATATVLVSLVESGQAPKASSQASAGATGPEAALVDVNVYLIVAICAVSSLLVLTLLLYTALRCSAPPTEGACGLGKPTLVCSSAVGSWSYSQQRQQRVCSGEGLPKTDLMAFSPSLPPCPNSRDREEKQDVDVDLSAKIWNFNLQIQLAS, encoded by the exons ATGTTGTTCTCCTGGCGAGAAGATCCTGGAGCCCAGTGCCTGCTACTTTCTCTTCTGCTCCTcgcagcctgggaggtggggagcggcCAGCTCCACTACTCCGTCTCTGAGGAGGCCAAACACGGCACCTTCGTGGGCCGCATCGCGCAGGACCTGGGGCTGGAGCTGGCGGAGCTGGTGCCGCGCCTGTTCCGGGTGGCGTCCAAAACACACGGGGACCTTCTGGAGGTAAATCTGCAGAATGGCATTTTGTTTGTGAATTCTCGGATAGACCGCGAGGAACTGTGCGGGCGGAGCGCGGAGTGCAGCATCCACCTGGAGGTGATCGTGGACAGGCCGCTGCAGGTTTTCCATGTGGACGTGGAAGTGAAGGACATTAATGACAACGCGCCAGTTTTCCCAATGGCTGTAAAGAATCTGTTTATTTCCGAATCCCGACAGCCTGGCTCTAGGTTTTCGCTAGAGGGCGCATCAGATGCAGATATCGGAACAAATTCGTTGTTGACTTACAGTCTTGATTCCACTGAATATTTTACCTTGGACGTTAAAAGAAATGATGAGGAAATTAAATCCCTTGGACTCgtgttgaaaaaaaatttaaatcgaGAGGACACTCCTAAGCATTATTTACTAATAACAGCAATTGATGGTGGGAAACCAGAACTCACTGGCACGACTCAACTAAAGATCACTGTTTTAGATGTAAACGACAACGCCCCAGCGTTTGAGAGGACGATCTATAAAGTCAGATTATTCGAAAATGCACCAAATGGTACCCTAGTGGTGACCGTTAACGCTACCGATTTGGATGAAGGAGTAAATAAGGATATCGCGTATTCTTTCAATACGGACACGTCAGCAGATATTCTGTCAAAATTCCATTTAGATACAGTCAACGGACAAATCAGTGTAAAGGGTAACATAGATTTCGAGGAAAGTAAGTCATATGAAATCCAGGTAGAAGCCACGGATAAAGGAAATCCCCCAATGTCAGATCACTGCACAGTTCTACTCGAAATTGTGGACATCAATGATAATGTACCTGAGTTAGTTATTAAATCACTGTCTTTACCTGTATTAGAAGACTCTCCACTTAGCACAGTCATCGCCCTGATCAGCGTGTCCGACCGCGACTCAGGAGTCAATGGACAGGTCACCTGCTCCCTGACGCCCCACGTCCCCTTCAAGCTGGTGTCCACCTTCAAGAATTACTACTCGTTGGTACTGGACAGCGCCCTGGACCGCGAGAGCGTGTCGGCCTATGAACTGGTGGTGACTGCTCGGGACGGGGGCTCGCCTTCACTGTGGGCCACGGCCGGCGTGTCCGTGGAGGTGGCCGACGTGAACGACAATGCGCCGGTATTCGCCCAGTCCGAGTACACGGTGTTCGTGAAGGAGAACAACCCGCCAGGCTGCCACATCTTCACAGTGTCTGCGCGGGACGCGGACGCGCAGGAGAACGCGCTGGTGTCCTACTCGCTGGTGGAGCGGCGGGTGGGGGAGCGCGCGCTGTCGAGCTACGTGTCGGTGCACGCGGAGAGCGGCAAGGTGTACGCGCTGCAGCCGCTGGACCACGAGGAGCTGGAACTGTTGCAGTTCCAGGTGAGCGCGCACGATGCGGGCGTGCCGCCTCTGGGCAGCAACGTGACGCTGCAGGTGTTCGTGCTGGACGAGAACGACAACGCGCCGGCACTGCTGACGCCTCGGGTGGGTGGCATCGGTGGCGCAGTGAGCGAGCTGGTGCCGCGGTCAGTGGGTGCTGGCCACGTGGTAGCGAAGGTGCGCGCAGTGGATGCCGACTCAGGCTACAACGCGTGGCTCTCGTATGAGCTGCAGCCTGGGACCGGCGGTGCGCGCATCCCGTTTCGCGTGGGGCTGTACACGGGAGAGATCAGCACGACCCGTGCCCTGGACGAGGTGGACGCCCCGCGCCATCGCCTAATGGTGCTGGTGAAGGACCACGGTGAACCCTCATTGACCGCCACGGCCACTGTGCTGGTGTCGCTGGTGGAGAGTGGCCAGGCACCCAAGGCCTCGTCCCAGGCGTCCGCTGGCGCCACGGGCCCGGAGGCTGCACTGGTGGATGTCAACGTGTACTTGATCGTTGCCATCTGCGCGGTGTCCAGTCTGTTGGTGCTCACACTGCTGCTATATACTGCTCTGCGGTGCTCCGCGCCGCCAACCGAAGGCGCCTGTGGGCTGGGCAAGCCCACGCTGGTGTGTTCCAGCGCGGTGGGGAGCTGGTCATACTCGCAGCAGAGGCAGCAGAGGGTGTGCTCTGGAGAGGGGTTGCCCAAGACCGATCTCATGGCTTTTAGCCCTAGCCTTCCTCCTTGCCCAAATAGCCGGGATAGAGAGGAGAAACAGGATGTGGACGTTGATCTCTCAGCCAAa ATATGGAACTTCAATCTTCAAATCCAGCTTGCCTCTTGA